From the Leucobacter tenebrionis genome, one window contains:
- the gltB gene encoding glutamate synthase large subunit, with the protein MSERAKTPAAQPAGFPERVGLYDPADERDACGLASVVSLTGEPSHEIVSLALEALEHLEHRGAVGSDAGTGDGAGILSDLPDRFIREALGEMDSTLRLPAAGGYAAGLAFLPQASTERQAVRYRIGAIAAEEGLSVLAWRPVAVRPEVLGESARAVSPAIEQLILVPQQGASEPGGLSGYGTVPSARPLDTDDLERRAFRTRKRIQHETGCYLPSLSARTIVYKGMVTTLQLPAFYPELSDERFESRFAIVHSRYSTNTFPSWHLAQPLRLVAHNGEINTVRGNRNWMRAREAQLESPLLGDVRQLSPICSEGGSDSASFDEVLELLVRAGRSLPHALAMMVPEAWESETGLHPDLVSFLEYHSLVMEPWDGPAAMIATDGVELVATLDRNGLRPGRFLVTGDGIMVIASETGVLDIAPGRVIRRGRLQPGRMLAVDLVSGTIRDDEAVKGELANLAPWGEWLEEGRIRLSEQPEREHLVHPPASITRRQRTFGYTEEELRLLLTPMARDGIEPIAAMGTDTPIAALSERPRHIYDYFVQQFAQVTNPPLDALREELVTSLVTSIGPQQNLLTQSADHARQVILDFPVIDNDALARIQHFGDDPERERAVTIRGLYPVDYDAKGLADRLEAMCWEASAAIEAGAEFLILSDRDSNKDLAPVPSLLAISAVHHHLIREGQRMSVALIAEAGDVREVHHVAALIGYGAAAVNPYLAMETVGLLVRDGSIPGVTEEEAVARLIKSLGKGMLKVMSKMGISTVASYCGAQTFEAIGLSQQLVDRYFTGTASRLGGVGLDVIAAEVAARHRAAYPDDPAPLAHKKLETGGEYRWRRGEEPHLFDPETIFKLQHATRTGKREIFAEYTRRVNEQQERLMTLRGLFKFAPQRPPVPLGEVEPVSEIVKRFATGAMSYGSISPEAHQTLAIAMNRLGGRSNTGEGGEAEERLLDPERRSAIKQVASGRFGVTSMYLTHADEIQIKLAQGAKPGEGGQLPPQKMYPWIARTRHATPGVGLISPPPHHDIYSIEDLKQLIFDLKRANPAARISTKLVAQSGIGPVAAGVAKALSDVILVSGHDGGTGASPMNSLKHAGSPWELGLAEAQQTLMLNGLRERVVLQADGQLKTGRDVVVAALLGAEEFGFATAPLVVSGCIMMRVCHLDTCPVGVATQNPELRERFTGQAEHVVNFFRFIAEEVREILASLGYRTLAEAVGDTAALDVDDAIRHWKAEGLDLTPILRGPSFPENEPRRHGREQDHELGEHFDRGLIEMAADALERREPVVIDLPIRNIDRAVGTMLGHEVTKRHGADGLAPETIDITLTGSAGQSLGAFIPAGITLRLVGDANDYVGKGLSGGEIAIRPHPEAGHAAWGNVIAGNTIGYGATGGAMWIAGTVGERFLVRGSGATAVVEGTGDHALEYFTGGFALILGPTGRNIGAGMSGGEAVILDLDPANVNSAELGSGALTLTPLDDPLREKVVTLLKRHVEQTGSELASALLTEIDTDPESVFARFTRLIPRGYSRVLEIRERANEQGIDPDGERVWTEILEATHG; encoded by the coding sequence ATGAGCGAGCGAGCCAAGACCCCTGCAGCACAGCCCGCGGGCTTTCCCGAGCGCGTCGGGCTCTACGACCCCGCCGACGAGCGCGACGCCTGCGGCCTCGCCTCCGTGGTCTCGCTCACGGGCGAGCCGAGCCATGAGATCGTCTCCCTCGCGCTCGAGGCGCTCGAGCACCTCGAGCACCGAGGCGCGGTCGGTTCCGACGCGGGCACCGGCGACGGCGCGGGCATCCTCAGCGACCTGCCCGACCGCTTCATCCGCGAGGCGCTCGGCGAGATGGACTCGACCCTGCGACTGCCCGCCGCCGGCGGCTACGCGGCCGGCCTCGCCTTCCTGCCCCAGGCGTCGACCGAGCGGCAGGCCGTGCGCTACCGCATCGGCGCGATCGCCGCCGAGGAAGGACTCTCGGTACTCGCTTGGCGTCCGGTCGCGGTGCGTCCCGAGGTGCTGGGGGAGAGCGCCCGCGCGGTGAGTCCCGCGATCGAGCAGCTGATCCTCGTTCCTCAGCAGGGCGCCTCCGAGCCGGGCGGACTCAGCGGCTACGGAACCGTGCCCTCTGCTCGGCCGCTCGACACCGACGACCTCGAGCGCCGGGCCTTCCGCACCCGCAAGCGCATCCAGCACGAGACCGGCTGCTACCTGCCCTCGCTCAGCGCGCGCACGATCGTCTACAAGGGCATGGTCACCACGCTGCAGCTGCCGGCGTTCTACCCCGAGCTGTCGGACGAGCGCTTCGAGAGCCGCTTCGCGATCGTGCACTCGCGCTACTCGACCAACACCTTCCCGTCGTGGCACCTCGCCCAGCCGCTGCGCCTCGTCGCGCACAACGGCGAGATCAACACTGTGCGCGGCAACCGCAACTGGATGCGAGCCCGCGAGGCGCAGCTCGAGAGCCCGCTGCTCGGCGACGTGCGGCAGCTCTCGCCCATCTGCTCCGAGGGCGGCAGCGACTCGGCGAGCTTCGACGAGGTGCTCGAGCTGCTGGTGCGTGCGGGGCGTTCGCTGCCGCACGCGCTCGCCATGATGGTGCCCGAGGCGTGGGAGTCCGAGACCGGTCTGCACCCCGACCTCGTGAGCTTCCTGGAGTACCACTCGCTCGTGATGGAGCCGTGGGACGGGCCTGCGGCGATGATCGCCACCGACGGCGTCGAGCTCGTCGCCACCCTCGACCGCAACGGGCTTCGCCCGGGACGCTTCCTGGTGACCGGCGACGGCATCATGGTGATCGCGAGCGAGACAGGTGTGCTCGACATCGCGCCCGGCCGTGTGATCCGCCGCGGTCGCCTGCAGCCGGGACGCATGCTCGCCGTCGACCTCGTCAGCGGCACCATCCGCGACGACGAGGCGGTGAAGGGCGAACTCGCGAACCTCGCGCCCTGGGGCGAGTGGCTCGAGGAGGGGCGGATCCGGCTCTCCGAGCAGCCCGAGCGCGAGCACCTCGTGCATCCTCCCGCGTCGATCACCCGTCGTCAGCGCACCTTCGGGTACACCGAGGAGGAGCTGCGGCTGCTGCTCACCCCGATGGCCCGCGACGGCATCGAGCCGATCGCGGCCATGGGCACCGACACGCCGATCGCGGCCCTGTCGGAGCGGCCCCGCCACATCTACGACTACTTCGTGCAGCAGTTCGCGCAGGTCACCAACCCGCCGCTCGACGCCCTCCGCGAGGAGCTCGTCACGAGCCTGGTCACGAGCATCGGTCCGCAGCAGAACCTCCTCACCCAGTCCGCCGACCACGCGCGCCAGGTGATCCTCGATTTCCCCGTCATCGACAACGACGCACTCGCCCGCATCCAGCACTTCGGCGACGACCCCGAGCGCGAGCGCGCGGTCACGATCCGCGGGCTGTACCCCGTCGACTACGACGCGAAGGGCCTCGCCGACCGCCTCGAGGCCATGTGCTGGGAGGCGAGCGCCGCGATCGAGGCCGGGGCGGAGTTCCTGATCCTGTCGGATCGCGATTCGAACAAGGATCTCGCCCCCGTGCCGTCGCTGCTCGCGATCTCCGCGGTGCACCACCACCTCATCCGCGAGGGGCAGCGCATGAGCGTCGCGCTCATCGCCGAGGCGGGCGACGTGCGCGAGGTGCACCACGTCGCCGCGCTCATCGGCTACGGCGCCGCGGCGGTCAACCCGTACCTTGCCATGGAGACCGTCGGCCTGCTCGTGCGCGACGGCTCGATCCCGGGAGTCACCGAGGAAGAAGCCGTCGCGCGGCTCATCAAGTCGCTCGGCAAGGGCATGCTCAAGGTGATGAGCAAGATGGGCATCTCGACGGTGGCTTCGTACTGCGGCGCGCAGACCTTCGAGGCGATCGGGCTGTCGCAGCAGCTCGTCGACCGCTACTTCACCGGTACCGCCTCGCGGCTCGGGGGCGTCGGCCTCGACGTGATCGCCGCCGAGGTCGCGGCCCGCCACCGCGCGGCCTACCCCGACGACCCGGCCCCGCTGGCGCACAAGAAGCTCGAAACCGGCGGCGAGTACCGCTGGCGGCGCGGCGAGGAGCCCCACCTCTTCGATCCCGAGACGATCTTCAAGCTGCAGCACGCGACCCGCACCGGCAAGCGCGAGATCTTCGCCGAGTACACGCGGCGCGTGAACGAGCAGCAGGAGCGGCTCATGACGCTGCGGGGCCTCTTCAAGTTCGCCCCGCAGCGGCCTCCGGTGCCGCTCGGCGAGGTCGAGCCGGTGAGCGAGATCGTGAAGCGCTTCGCCACGGGCGCCATGAGCTACGGCTCGATCTCGCCCGAGGCGCACCAGACGCTCGCGATCGCCATGAACCGGCTCGGCGGCAGGTCCAACACGGGCGAGGGCGGCGAGGCCGAGGAACGGCTGCTCGACCCCGAGCGGCGCAGCGCCATCAAGCAGGTGGCGTCCGGCCGCTTCGGCGTGACCTCGATGTACCTCACGCACGCCGACGAGATCCAGATCAAGCTCGCCCAGGGGGCGAAGCCGGGCGAGGGCGGTCAGCTGCCCCCGCAGAAGATGTACCCGTGGATCGCCCGCACCAGGCACGCCACCCCGGGCGTCGGCCTCATCTCGCCGCCCCCGCACCACGACATCTACTCGATCGAGGATCTGAAGCAGCTGATCTTCGACCTGAAGCGCGCGAACCCCGCCGCGCGCATCTCGACGAAGCTCGTCGCTCAGAGCGGCATCGGTCCCGTCGCCGCCGGAGTCGCCAAGGCGCTCTCCGATGTGATCCTCGTCTCGGGCCACGACGGCGGCACGGGCGCGAGCCCCATGAACTCGCTGAAGCACGCCGGCTCGCCGTGGGAGCTCGGCCTCGCCGAGGCGCAGCAGACCCTCATGCTCAACGGCCTGCGCGAGCGCGTCGTGCTGCAGGCCGACGGGCAGCTCAAGACCGGCCGGGACGTGGTCGTGGCCGCACTGCTCGGCGCCGAGGAGTTCGGCTTCGCCACGGCTCCGCTCGTCGTCTCGGGCTGCATCATGATGCGCGTCTGCCACCTCGACACCTGCCCCGTCGGCGTCGCGACGCAGAACCCCGAGCTGCGCGAGCGCTTCACCGGGCAGGCTGAGCACGTCGTCAACTTCTTCCGCTTCATCGCCGAGGAGGTGCGCGAGATCCTCGCCTCCCTCGGCTACCGCACGCTCGCCGAGGCGGTGGGCGACACCGCGGCGCTCGACGTCGACGACGCGATCCGGCACTGGAAGGCCGAGGGCCTCGACCTCACGCCGATCCTGCGCGGCCCCTCGTTCCCCGAGAACGAGCCGCGTCGCCACGGCCGCGAGCAGGACCACGAGCTCGGGGAGCACTTCGACCGCGGCCTCATCGAGATGGCCGCCGACGCCCTCGAGCGCCGCGAACCCGTCGTGATCGACCTGCCGATCCGCAACATCGACCGCGCCGTCGGTACGATGCTCGGCCACGAGGTCACGAAGCGCCACGGGGCAGACGGCCTCGCCCCCGAGACCATCGACATCACGCTGACAGGCTCGGCCGGGCAGTCGCTCGGCGCCTTCATCCCGGCGGGCATCACGCTGCGGCTCGTCGGCGACGCGAACGACTACGTCGGCAAGGGGCTGTCGGGCGGCGAGATCGCGATCCGGCCGCACCCGGAGGCCGGCCACGCCGCCTGGGGCAACGTGATCGCGGGCAACACCATCGGCTACGGCGCGACGGGCGGAGCGATGTGGATCGCGGGTACGGTCGGCGAGCGCTTCCTCGTGCGCGGCTCGGGCGCCACCGCGGTGGTCGAGGGCACGGGCGACCACGCACTCGAGTACTTCACCGGCGGCTTCGCGCTGATCCTCGGGCCGACGGGGCGCAACATCGGCGCGGGCATGTCGGGTGGCGAGGCGGTGATCCTCGATCTGGACCCGGCGAACGTGAACTCGGCCGAGCTCGGCTCCGGCGCGCTCACCCTCACGCCGCTCGACGACCCGCTGCGGGAGAAGGTCGTGACGCTGCTGAAGCGGCACGTCGAGCAGACCGGATCCGAGCTGGCGAGCGCGCTGCTCACCGAGATCGATACCGACCCCGAGAGCGTGTTCGCGCGGTTCACCCGCCTGATCCCGCGCGGCTACTCGCGGGTGCTCGAGATCCGCGAACGCGCGAACGAACAAGGCATCGACCCCGACGGCGAGCGGGTGTGGACCGAGATCCTGGAGGCGACCCATGGCTGA
- a CDS encoding glutamate synthase subunit beta, with the protein MADPRGFLKVRERELAPKRPVALRLKDWREVVDPADPTIVARQASRCMDCGVAFCHQGCPLGNLIPEWNDLVYRDRWREAIDRLHETNNFPEFTGRACPAPCESACVLGINQPAVTIKQTENSIIDEAFERGWVVPQPPARLTGKTVAVVGSGPAGLAAAQQLTRAGHTVAVYERDEQPGGLLRYGIPEFKLEKHLVTRRIEQLKAEGTRFRCGIEIGRDMSWSELRRRFDAVVVTTGATVPRELPLPGRELSGVHYAMEYLTAQNRALEEAGQLGEAGQPGEAGQPGEAGQLGRVSPGLDAAGKHVVVIGGGDTGADCVGTAHRQGARSVTSLAIGRKPSPTRTDAQPWPVHPTLFEVSSSHEEGGERSYLASTVEFVGDDSGAVRALRVAETGFTERGREPIPGTERLIDADLVLIAMGFTGPEGIEDPAVPLGRGPRGAFERTGDYATEVPGVFVAGDAGRGQSLIVWAIAEGRAAAASVDAYLTGETVLPSPVTAHDRAFA; encoded by the coding sequence ATGGCTGATCCCCGCGGATTCCTGAAGGTGCGCGAGCGAGAGCTCGCCCCGAAGCGCCCGGTCGCGCTGCGGCTCAAGGACTGGCGGGAGGTTGTCGATCCGGCCGACCCCACCATCGTCGCGCGCCAGGCGTCGCGCTGCATGGACTGCGGCGTCGCCTTCTGCCACCAGGGCTGCCCGCTCGGCAACCTGATCCCGGAGTGGAACGACCTCGTCTACCGGGATCGCTGGCGGGAGGCCATCGACCGCCTGCACGAGACCAATAACTTCCCCGAGTTCACCGGCCGCGCCTGCCCCGCGCCCTGCGAGTCGGCGTGCGTGCTCGGCATCAACCAGCCCGCCGTCACGATCAAGCAGACCGAGAACAGCATCATCGACGAGGCCTTCGAGCGGGGCTGGGTCGTGCCGCAGCCCCCGGCCCGCCTCACGGGCAAGACTGTCGCGGTGGTCGGATCGGGCCCGGCGGGCCTCGCCGCCGCCCAGCAGCTGACCCGCGCCGGTCACACGGTCGCGGTGTACGAGCGCGACGAGCAGCCGGGAGGCCTGCTGCGGTACGGCATTCCCGAGTTCAAGCTCGAGAAGCACCTCGTGACGCGCAGGATCGAGCAGCTCAAGGCCGAGGGCACCCGGTTCCGCTGCGGCATCGAGATCGGGCGCGACATGTCGTGGAGCGAGCTGCGCCGCCGCTTCGACGCCGTCGTCGTGACGACCGGAGCCACCGTGCCGCGCGAGCTGCCGCTGCCCGGTCGCGAGCTCTCGGGCGTGCACTACGCGATGGAGTACCTCACCGCGCAGAACCGCGCGCTGGAGGAGGCCGGGCAGCTCGGCGAGGCGGGGCAGCCTGGCGAGGCCGGGCAGCCTGGCGAGGCGGGGCAGCTCGGCCGAGTGTCCCCGGGCCTCGACGCCGCAGGCAAGCACGTGGTCGTCATCGGCGGCGGCGACACGGGCGCCGACTGCGTCGGCACCGCGCACCGCCAGGGCGCCAGGTCGGTGACCAGCCTCGCGATCGGCCGCAAGCCGTCGCCGACGCGCACCGATGCGCAGCCCTGGCCGGTGCATCCGACCCTCTTCGAGGTGTCGAGCTCGCACGAGGAGGGCGGTGAGCGCAGCTACCTCGCGTCGACCGTCGAGTTCGTGGGCGACGACTCCGGGGCCGTGCGCGCGCTGCGCGTGGCGGAGACCGGGTTCACGGAGCGCGGCCGCGAGCCGATCCCTGGTACCGAACGGCTCATCGACGCCGACCTCGTGCTGATCGCGATGGGCTTCACCGGGCCCGAGGGGATCGAGGATCCGGCTGTGCCGCTCGGACGCGGGCCGCGGGGCGCCTTCGAGCGCACCGGGGACTACGCGACCGAGGTGCCGGGTGTGTTCGTGGCCGGAGACGCCGGGCGCGGCCAGTCGCTCATCGTGTGGGCGATCGCGGAGGGTCGCGCCGCCGCAGCCTCGGTCGACGCCTACCTCACCGGCGAGACCGTGCTGCCGAGCCCCGTCACCGCCCACGACCGCGCCTTCGCGTAG
- a CDS encoding NAD(P)-dependent oxidoreductase, with amino-acid sequence MTRVTVIGGSGYAGSHIVEAAAVRGLAVRSMSRGETAEQISGAEYLRGSITDAADRARALEGADVVIVAVSPRGDMEGRVRAAIAELASEAAAAGVRLGVIGGAGSLLQSEGGDLVMNGPDFAEAVKPEAAEMGGVLDDLRAAPEELDWFLISPPATFGAWAAGEYRGEYRVGGDVLLTDAEGRSEISGADFGVAVVDEIEEPKHHRERFTVAY; translated from the coding sequence ATGACCAGAGTGACGGTGATCGGCGGCAGCGGCTATGCGGGATCGCACATCGTGGAGGCGGCCGCGGTGCGCGGCCTCGCGGTGCGGAGCATGAGCCGGGGTGAGACGGCGGAGCAGATCTCCGGGGCCGAGTATCTGCGCGGCTCCATCACGGATGCGGCCGACCGCGCCCGGGCCCTCGAGGGCGCCGACGTCGTCATCGTCGCGGTGTCGCCGCGCGGGGACATGGAGGGCCGCGTGCGCGCCGCGATCGCGGAACTCGCCTCCGAAGCGGCGGCGGCCGGAGTGCGTCTCGGGGTGATCGGAGGCGCGGGCTCCCTGCTGCAGAGCGAGGGCGGCGACCTCGTGATGAACGGCCCCGACTTCGCCGAGGCGGTGAAGCCCGAGGCGGCTGAGATGGGCGGCGTGCTCGACGACCTGCGCGCCGCGCCCGAGGAGCTCGACTGGTTCCTCATCAGTCCGCCGGCCACCTTCGGCGCCTGGGCAGCGGGGGAGTACCGGGGCGAGTACCGGGTGGGCGGCGACGTGCTGCTCACCGACGCCGAGGGCCGCTCCGAGATCTCGGGAGCCGACTTCGGCGTCGCCGTGGTCGACGAGATCGAAGAGCCGAAGCACCACCGCGAACGCTTCACCGTCGCCTACTAG
- a CDS encoding DUF7059 domain-containing protein yields the protein MDPELIDRLHADLDRADYRAATVTGLLGAAADGARQRGVFAPALRVLRERGDSPLASLVRLFLLAEPVDEAELARALPELGVDGAFALGLVRVDDPEGEPAADGAGDATGEEMTDTTGETATDTAVDGAAASADGGARLLRAALSLNPVEVADARLGDPARWWIISDLDDQLRRAPARPDHVMGVGGATRSLVSQAPPGDAERCLDLGAGCGIVAMHLSLRGRVVATDISERALAMARANARLNGVEHRIDFRLGDLFAPVAGERFDLILSNPPFVITPRGDGDAPVYEYRDGGMAGDALAERVVTEAPGHLAPGGTALCLANWESPWGANGLERVRGWIEAAAGSAAGAAGAAAGSAGVLDAWVVERDRVDPAQYAETWARDGGARPGSPEFERLMASWLDDFSARRITAIGLGSIRIRRRVEAEAGRPGPTLVEIDQAAGAYTTEALGAWLEAAFEAGAAASRMSDAEILATHWVRAEAVVEEREHTPGEEAPRAIRLTTDRPIARRVAADPLIAAAVGVCDGELSLGRIADALATLLEVDAGAAAEALVAGTRELAWLGMLTPAE from the coding sequence GTGGATCCCGAACTCATCGACCGCCTGCACGCCGATCTCGACCGCGCCGACTACCGCGCCGCGACCGTCACCGGACTGCTCGGAGCGGCGGCCGACGGCGCGCGGCAGCGCGGGGTGTTCGCGCCGGCGCTCCGGGTGCTGCGCGAGCGCGGCGACAGCCCGCTCGCCTCGCTCGTGCGGCTGTTCCTGCTCGCCGAGCCCGTCGACGAGGCCGAGCTGGCGCGCGCCCTGCCCGAGCTCGGCGTCGACGGGGCGTTCGCGCTGGGGCTGGTGCGCGTCGATGACCCGGAGGGGGAGCCTGCCGCCGACGGGGCGGGAGACGCCACCGGCGAGGAGATGACGGACACCACCGGCGAGACGGCGACGGACACCGCCGTCGACGGGGCAGCGGCATCGGCCGACGGGGGAGCCCGCCTGCTCCGCGCCGCCCTGTCGCTGAACCCGGTCGAGGTCGCGGACGCGCGCCTCGGGGATCCGGCGCGCTGGTGGATCATCTCGGACCTCGACGACCAGCTGCGCCGCGCGCCTGCCCGCCCCGATCACGTCATGGGCGTCGGCGGCGCGACCCGCTCCCTCGTCTCCCAGGCGCCGCCCGGCGACGCGGAGCGGTGCCTCGACCTGGGCGCCGGGTGCGGCATCGTCGCGATGCACCTCTCCCTGCGCGGTCGGGTCGTCGCGACCGACATCTCCGAGCGCGCGCTCGCGATGGCGCGGGCGAACGCGCGCCTGAACGGGGTCGAGCACCGGATCGACTTCCGCCTCGGCGACCTGTTCGCCCCGGTCGCGGGCGAGCGCTTCGACCTGATCCTCTCGAACCCGCCGTTCGTGATCACCCCGCGCGGCGACGGCGACGCCCCCGTCTACGAGTACCGCGACGGCGGCATGGCCGGCGACGCGCTCGCGGAGCGTGTGGTGACGGAGGCTCCCGGTCATCTTGCGCCGGGCGGCACGGCGCTCTGCCTCGCCAACTGGGAGTCGCCGTGGGGCGCCAACGGGCTCGAGCGGGTGCGGGGCTGGATCGAGGCCGCGGCCGGTTCCGCAGCGGGAGCGGCGGGAGCTGCTGCGGGATCCGCGGGGGTCCTCGACGCCTGGGTGGTCGAGCGCGACCGCGTCGATCCCGCGCAGTACGCCGAGACCTGGGCGCGCGACGGGGGAGCCCGGCCCGGATCGCCTGAGTTCGAACGGCTCATGGCCTCCTGGCTCGACGACTTCTCCGCGCGTCGCATCACGGCGATCGGCCTCGGCTCGATCCGGATCCGCAGGCGCGTGGAGGCCGAAGCCGGGAGACCCGGCCCGACCCTCGTCGAGATCGATCAGGCCGCGGGCGCCTACACGACCGAAGCGCTCGGGGCATGGCTGGAGGCGGCCTTCGAGGCGGGCGCCGCCGCGAGCCGCATGAGCGACGCCGAGATTCTCGCGACTCACTGGGTGCGCGCCGAGGCCGTCGTGGAGGAGCGCGAGCACACGCCGGGTGAGGAGGCGCCGCGCGCGATCCGCCTCACGACCGATCGACCGATCGCCCGCAGGGTCGCCGCGGATCCGCTGATCGCGGCCGCCGTCGGCGTGTGCGACGGCGAGCTCTCGCTCGGCCGGATCGCCGACGCGCTCGCCACCCTGCTCGAGGTCGACGCCGGTGCGGCGGCCGAGGCGCTGGTCGCGGGCACGCGGGAACTCGCGTGGCTCGGCATGCTCACCCCCGCCGAGTGA
- a CDS encoding sulfite exporter TauE/SafE family protein produces MTLATGALILGLVVIGAVAQRVAGLGFAMLISPFMTLLIGAHSGVVLVNVLGVLSSALIVPRVWRSIDWSMFRWLSAFAVVGSLTGAWVAGLFSPPVMAVAVGGVVIVGLGASLLVRSGRLTTEPRAPRAVAGLLSGLTNSLAGVGGPAVSAYAVLTRWPQVSFAATLQPYFLLIGATSATAKLLLDPRALPATDWWFWGLVVLALLAGIGLGERLLRRVTAGQVRRVVILLAFAGAAASVVQGLVELLA; encoded by the coding sequence ATGACCCTCGCAACGGGTGCGCTGATCCTCGGCCTCGTCGTCATCGGCGCCGTCGCGCAGCGCGTCGCCGGGCTCGGCTTCGCCATGCTCATCTCGCCCTTCATGACGCTCCTCATCGGGGCCCACTCCGGGGTGGTGCTCGTGAACGTGCTCGGGGTCCTGTCGAGCGCGCTGATCGTGCCCCGGGTGTGGCGCTCCATCGACTGGTCGATGTTCCGCTGGCTCAGCGCGTTCGCCGTGGTCGGCTCGCTCACGGGGGCGTGGGTGGCGGGGCTGTTCTCACCCCCGGTGATGGCCGTGGCGGTCGGCGGGGTCGTGATCGTCGGCCTCGGCGCCTCACTGCTCGTACGGAGCGGCCGCCTCACGACGGAGCCCCGCGCTCCGCGAGCGGTCGCGGGACTGCTGTCGGGCCTGACGAACTCGCTCGCGGGGGTCGGCGGCCCCGCCGTGAGCGCCTACGCCGTGCTCACCCGATGGCCGCAGGTCTCGTTCGCCGCCACGCTGCAGCCCTACTTCCTGCTGATCGGCGCGACGTCCGCCACCGCGAAGCTGCTGCTCGATCCGCGCGCGCTGCCGGCGACCGACTGGTGGTTCTGGGGTCTGGTCGTACTCGCGCTGCTCGCCGGCATCGGGCTCGGCGAGCGGCTGCTGCGCCGGGTCACGGCGGGACAGGTGCGGCGGGTCGTGATCCTGCTGGCGTTCGCTGGCGCGGCGGCGTCGGTGGTCCAGGGACTGGTCGAGCTGCTGGCCTGA
- the hisD gene encoding histidinol dehydrogenase: MRTIDLRGQQLSRADLLRLVPRAALDIGTAVERVRPLVDAVRDRGEAALREQARDFDGVEGHALRVPAERITASLDTCPPEIRTALELLIEKLRLGSAAQVPPEQITRFGDGAVIRQRWQPVGRVGLYAPGGKAAYPSSVIMNAVAAQAAGVPELALASPAQPDNDGLPHEVVLWAAALAGVDEVYAIGGAGAVAAFAHGVESIGLAPVDKITGPGNIFVAAAKRVVNGLVGIDSEAGTTEILVIADATADPRFVAADLISQAEHDEAAASVLVTDSAEFAERVLEEIGIRSAATRHAERVATALGGPQSAVILVDDLETAARVSNAYGPEHLEIQTADDEAVLEGIADAGAIFMGGYTPVSLGDYLAGSNHVLPTGGTARFASGLGAHTFLRPQQVVGYDRSALAEVERPLLALAGAEGLPAHGEAVSARFEGDRSGTGGARSETGDPGSADGNPENTAGDPENTAETSGGDA, from the coding sequence ATGCGAACCATTGATCTGCGGGGGCAGCAGCTCTCGCGCGCCGACCTGTTGCGGCTCGTGCCGCGCGCCGCGCTCGACATCGGCACCGCCGTCGAGCGGGTGCGCCCGCTCGTCGACGCGGTGCGCGATCGGGGCGAGGCCGCGCTCAGGGAGCAGGCCCGTGATTTCGACGGAGTGGAGGGGCACGCGCTGCGCGTCCCCGCCGAGCGCATCACGGCCTCGCTCGACACCTGCCCGCCCGAGATCCGCACCGCGCTCGAACTGCTCATCGAGAAGCTTCGGCTCGGCTCGGCCGCCCAGGTGCCGCCCGAGCAGATCACCCGCTTCGGCGACGGCGCCGTGATCCGGCAGCGCTGGCAGCCGGTCGGCCGCGTCGGCCTCTACGCGCCGGGCGGCAAGGCGGCTTACCCGTCCTCGGTCATCATGAACGCCGTTGCCGCTCAGGCCGCAGGCGTCCCCGAGCTCGCGCTGGCATCGCCCGCGCAGCCGGACAACGACGGGCTGCCCCACGAGGTCGTGCTCTGGGCAGCGGCGCTCGCGGGCGTCGACGAGGTCTACGCGATCGGCGGCGCGGGCGCCGTGGCGGCCTTCGCGCACGGGGTCGAGAGCATCGGTCTCGCCCCCGTCGACAAGATCACCGGGCCTGGCAACATCTTCGTCGCAGCCGCGAAGCGGGTGGTGAACGGGCTCGTCGGCATCGATTCCGAGGCCGGTACGACCGAGATCCTCGTCATCGCCGACGCGACGGCCGATCCGCGCTTCGTCGCAGCCGATCTCATCAGCCAGGCCGAGCACGACGAGGCGGCGGCCTCGGTGCTCGTCACGGACTCCGCGGAGTTCGCCGAGCGAGTGCTCGAGGAGATCGGGATCCGCTCGGCGGCGACGCGGCACGCCGAACGAGTCGCGACCGCGCTCGGCGGCCCCCAGTCGGCCGTGATCCTCGTCGACGATCTCGAGACCGCCGCGCGCGTCAGCAACGCCTACGGGCCCGAGCACCTCGAGATCCAGACCGCCGACGACGAGGCCGTGCTCGAGGGCATCGCCGATGCCGGCGCGATCTTCATGGGCGGCTACACGCCGGTGAGCCTCGGCGACTACCTCGCCGGCTCCAACCACGTGCTGCCCACCGGCGGCACGGCGCGCTTCGCCTCGGGCCTCGGCGCCCACACCTTCCTCCGCCCCCAGCAGGTGGTCGGCTACGACCGATCCGCTCTCGCCGAGGTCGAGCGGCCGCTGCTCGCCCTCGCCGGCGCCGAGGGGCTTCCGGCGCACGGCGAGGCCGTCAGCGCGCGGTTCGAGGGGGATCGGTCCGGCACCGGAGGCGCGCGGTCCGAGACCGGGGACCCGGGGAGTGCAGACGGGAACCCGGAGAACACGGCCGGGGACCCGGAGAACACAGCCGAGACCTCGGGAGGCGACGCCTGA